Proteins encoded together in one Bosea sp. (in: a-proteobacteria) window:
- a CDS encoding MmgE/PrpD family protein, whose translation MTLARALVEASAAMASAPMPAQARHAALLHLRDAVGVGLAAAGSPVGRPYQVLAARQTSRGAATMFGLSTGAEPEMAALINGGLIHSLEYDDTHTASIVHGSSLAAAVSLAMAEDRDLSGADLIGAFARCWEIMIRIGLATPGGFQQRGFHITSVAGTLAGALIAAEMLDLSHDERVAAIGIALSQAAGVFEFLSNGAASKSLHPGWGAHAGILAAKLAAAGLTGPETALEGRWGLFPHFAGDAAAPAAFAALLGDLGQRWHIGEAAFKLSPCCHFLHPFLEAAGLAAAAGYTPDRIARLLCRVPRGAAPIICEPWPDKQRPATGHAMRWSLPATVAARLVENEITLSTFERAPSPAVLDLARRIAWEPLEPSAFPTRFEAEIVVEGTDGSRETISIADAYGNASRPAGQRELDAKFTTNAARVLSADAVAALQSALDGLADAPRLAPLSSAIRQTRQG comes from the coding sequence ATGACCCTGGCGCGCGCGCTCGTCGAGGCCTCCGCCGCCATGGCCTCGGCGCCGATGCCGGCGCAGGCCCGCCACGCGGCCCTGTTGCATCTGCGCGATGCCGTCGGCGTCGGCCTCGCCGCCGCCGGCTCGCCCGTGGGCCGGCCCTATCAGGTCCTCGCAGCGCGCCAGACCTCGCGCGGTGCCGCGACGATGTTCGGGCTTTCGACCGGCGCGGAACCGGAAATGGCGGCGCTGATCAATGGCGGGCTGATCCACAGCCTGGAATATGACGACACCCACACCGCCTCGATCGTGCATGGCAGCTCGCTCGCGGCCGCCGTCTCGCTGGCGATGGCCGAGGATCGCGATCTCTCCGGCGCCGATCTCATCGGCGCCTTCGCGCGCTGCTGGGAGATCATGATCCGCATCGGCCTCGCCACGCCCGGCGGCTTCCAGCAGCGCGGCTTCCACATCACCTCGGTGGCCGGGACCTTGGCGGGCGCCCTGATCGCCGCCGAGATGCTCGACCTGAGCCATGACGAACGCGTCGCGGCGATCGGCATCGCGCTGAGCCAGGCCGCCGGCGTCTTCGAATTCCTCAGCAACGGCGCGGCCAGCAAGTCGCTGCATCCGGGCTGGGGGGCCCATGCCGGCATTCTCGCGGCCAAGCTCGCGGCCGCCGGCCTGACCGGCCCGGAAACCGCGCTGGAGGGCCGCTGGGGGCTGTTCCCGCATTTCGCCGGCGACGCGGCGGCTCCCGCGGCCTTCGCGGCGCTCCTCGGCGACCTCGGCCAGCGCTGGCATATCGGCGAAGCCGCCTTCAAGCTCTCGCCCTGCTGCCATTTCCTCCACCCCTTCCTCGAGGCGGCCGGGCTCGCCGCCGCCGCCGGCTATACGCCGGACAGGATCGCGCGGCTGCTCTGCCGGGTGCCGCGCGGGGCGGCGCCGATCATCTGCGAGCCCTGGCCCGACAAGCAGAGGCCGGCGACCGGGCATGCGATGCGCTGGAGCCTGCCGGCGACCGTGGCGGCGCGCCTGGTCGAGAACGAGATCACGCTTTCGACCTTCGAGCGCGCGCCATCCCCGGCGGTGCTGGACCTCGCCCGGCGCATCGCCTGGGAACCGCTCGAGCCCTCGGCCTTCCCGACCCGCTTCGAGGCCGAGATCGTGGTCGAGGGCACCGATGGCAGCCGCGAGACGATCAGCATCGCGGATGCCTATGGCAACGCCTCGCGCCCGGCCGGACAGCGCGAGCTCGACGCCAAATTCACCACCAACGCCGCCCGTGTCCTGTCCGCCGACGCGGTCGCGGCGCTGCAATCGGCTCTGGACGGCCTGGCGGACGCGCCGCGGCTTGCCCCCCTGTCCAGCGCGATCCGGCAGACTCGACAAGGATAA
- a CDS encoding MmgE/PrpD family protein translates to MGKQSPERSRSGEEVRELMEWAVAARRRPLREDVRRRAALILADDIGAMVAGSQENQVVAAQAKVLADAAPRAEAHVFAAGVARCDRYTAAVANGLAVTWCELDEGFRNASCHAGAYTLPALLAEAEVRGPTVEALLRDIAIAYEVTTRFALAFPFPRFTVHPHAAFPTIGAAAGSAVARRLDAQAMLRAVCGAASMTYAGHFDTAVEGALVRNAWTGVGAWIGLRAADWADCGIGGLATSPYDTFTDCLSTEYRPGAMVEALGERWSVSNGYHKVFACCGYAHAAVEATLELLGRLGERTIDDVAEVEIATSPGGMALTTVKPETVLAAKFSIPHSVAATMVIRDAGRRAFVEDTLTDPRIARLREAIRLVLHPDIRPWPNDRPAKVTWRFRDGTVWTAACDNARGGADQPFDDEALFGKLRDNAEAVFPAMPRLLWSVVEGDPATLARPWPALAAALTGPAR, encoded by the coding sequence ATGGGCAAGCAATCCCCCGAGCGCAGCCGGAGCGGCGAGGAGGTCCGGGAGCTGATGGAATGGGCGGTCGCCGCGCGCCGGCGGCCCCTGCGGGAGGATGTGCGCCGGCGCGCCGCGCTGATCCTCGCCGACGATATCGGGGCGATGGTCGCCGGCTCGCAGGAGAATCAGGTCGTCGCCGCCCAGGCCAAGGTGCTCGCCGATGCCGCCCCGCGCGCCGAGGCTCATGTCTTCGCGGCCGGCGTCGCGCGCTGCGACCGCTACACCGCGGCCGTGGCCAACGGCCTGGCCGTGACCTGGTGCGAGCTCGACGAAGGCTTTCGCAACGCCTCCTGCCATGCCGGCGCCTACACCCTGCCGGCCCTGCTCGCCGAGGCGGAGGTTCGCGGCCCGACGGTCGAGGCGCTGCTGCGCGACATCGCCATCGCCTATGAGGTCACCACGCGCTTCGCGCTGGCTTTCCCCTTTCCGCGCTTCACCGTGCATCCCCACGCCGCCTTTCCCACGATCGGCGCCGCCGCGGGCAGCGCCGTGGCGCGCAGGCTCGATGCGCAGGCGATGCTGCGGGCGGTCTGCGGCGCCGCGAGCATGACCTATGCCGGGCATTTCGACACCGCGGTCGAGGGCGCGCTCGTGCGCAATGCCTGGACCGGCGTCGGGGCCTGGATCGGCCTGCGCGCGGCCGATTGGGCCGATTGCGGCATCGGCGGCCTCGCGACGAGCCCCTACGACACCTTCACCGATTGCCTGTCGACCGAATATCGACCCGGCGCGATGGTCGAGGCGCTCGGCGAGCGCTGGTCGGTGAGCAACGGCTACCACAAGGTCTTCGCCTGCTGCGGCTACGCCCATGCGGCGGTCGAGGCGACGCTGGAGCTGCTGGGCCGGCTCGGCGAGCGGACGATCGACGACGTCGCCGAGGTCGAGATCGCGACCAGCCCCGGCGGCATGGCGCTCACCACGGTGAAGCCGGAGACCGTGCTCGCGGCGAAATTCTCGATCCCGCATTCGGTCGCCGCGACGATGGTGATCCGCGACGCGGGCCGGCGCGCCTTCGTCGAGGACACGCTGACCGATCCGCGCATCGCGCGCCTGCGCGAGGCCATCCGCCTGGTGCTGCATCCCGATATCCGGCCCTGGCCGAACGACCGCCCGGCGAAAGTGACGTGGCGCTTCCGCGACGGCACCGTCTGGACCGCGGCTTGCGACAATGCGCGCGGCGGCGCCGACCAGCCCTTCGACGACGAAGCCCTGTTCGGCAAGCTGCGCGACAATGCCGAGGCGGTGTTCCCGGCGATGCCGCGCCTGTTGTGGTCGGTCGTCGAAGGCGATCCGGCGACGCTGGCGCGCCCCTGGCCCGCCCTTGCGGCCGCGCTGACAGGACCTGCCCGATGA
- a CDS encoding ABC transporter ATP-binding protein, with protein MLETRSLVAKYGTLTALADISLKLEPGVRLGVFGHNGAGKTTLLRCLVGAHAPASGEVEFDGRPVEAGHVATNVRRGIAFVPQGHNVFPNLSTEQNLRISGLLFDQSFMAEILKIFPVLAERRKQRAGSMSGGEQQMLALGMALMTQPKWLLLDEPSTGLAPVIVRNVMARLKSINESLGTGLVIVEQNVPATLKTVDRALILKSGRVVFSGTAEELSGSPNLWEWF; from the coding sequence ATGTTGGAAACCCGTTCCCTCGTCGCGAAATACGGCACGCTGACGGCGCTCGCCGACATCTCGCTGAAGCTCGAACCCGGCGTGCGCCTGGGCGTCTTCGGGCATAACGGCGCCGGCAAGACCACGCTGCTGCGCTGTCTCGTCGGCGCGCACGCGCCGGCTTCCGGCGAGGTGGAGTTCGACGGCCGGCCCGTCGAGGCCGGGCATGTCGCGACCAATGTGCGCCGCGGCATCGCCTTCGTGCCGCAGGGCCACAACGTCTTCCCCAACCTGTCGACCGAGCAGAACCTGCGGATCTCGGGCCTGCTCTTCGACCAGTCCTTCATGGCCGAGATCCTGAAGATCTTCCCCGTCCTCGCGGAACGCCGCAAGCAGCGCGCCGGCTCGATGTCGGGCGGCGAGCAGCAGATGCTGGCGCTCGGCATGGCGCTGATGACGCAGCCGAAATGGCTGCTGCTCGACGAGCCGTCGACCGGGCTCGCCCCGGTCATCGTCCGCAACGTGATGGCGCGGCTGAAATCGATCAACGAGTCGCTCGGCACCGGCCTGGTGATCGTCGAGCAGAACGTGCCCGCCACGCTGAAGACGGTCGATCGCGCGCTGATCCTGAAATCCGGGCGTGTGGTCTTCTCCGGGACGGCCGAGGAGCTGTCCGGATCGCCCAATCTCTGGGAGTGGTTCTGA
- a CDS encoding ABC transporter ATP-binding protein has protein sequence MAAILEVRRLSKRFGGIVVADAIDLDLTAGRVLGLIGPNGAGKTSLFNLISGAVRPDAGTLKLDGRSIDRMEVHRRARLGLSRTWQNLRLFPSLTVIDNLIVAPRAYPSDSLFRMVFAPGRAAGEERAIRAKAYEILERTGLADVATQPAADLTYGQQKLVGVARALMNDPRCLLLDEPMAGVEGQAYRTVQAVVRSLAESGIAVCVVEHNVAFVRDLCDEGVFMFAGKVLARGPVETLIADPRLTELYFGT, from the coding sequence ATGGCCGCCATTCTTGAAGTCCGGCGCCTCTCGAAGCGCTTCGGCGGGATCGTGGTCGCCGATGCGATCGATCTCGACCTGACCGCCGGGCGCGTGCTCGGCCTGATCGGGCCCAACGGCGCCGGCAAGACCTCGCTGTTCAACCTGATCTCCGGCGCCGTCCGGCCGGATGCCGGCACGCTGAAGCTCGACGGGCGCTCGATCGACCGGATGGAGGTCCATCGCCGGGCCCGGCTCGGCCTCAGCCGGACCTGGCAGAACCTGCGGCTGTTTCCGTCGCTGACCGTGATCGACAACCTGATCGTGGCGCCCCGCGCCTATCCCAGCGACAGCCTGTTCCGCATGGTCTTCGCGCCGGGCCGGGCGGCGGGCGAGGAAAGGGCGATCCGCGCCAAGGCCTATGAGATCCTGGAACGGACCGGCCTTGCCGATGTCGCCACCCAGCCTGCGGCCGATCTGACCTATGGCCAGCAGAAGCTCGTCGGCGTCGCCCGCGCGCTGATGAACGATCCGCGCTGCCTGTTGCTCGACGAGCCCATGGCCGGTGTCGAGGGGCAGGCCTATCGCACCGTCCAGGCCGTGGTCCGGTCGCTGGCCGAGAGCGGTATCGCCGTCTGCGTCGTCGAGCACAACGTCGCCTTCGTGCGCGACCTTTGCGACGAGGGCGTCTTCATGTTCGCGGGCAAGGTGCTCGCGCGCGGGCCGGTCGAGACTCTGATCGCCGATCCGCGCCTGACCGAACTCTATTTCGGGACCTGA
- a CDS encoding branched-chain amino acid ABC transporter permease: protein MDYIYSIIILVSLSIIMASSFNLSIGYGGLISIAHPVFYAIGAYASALLARNLGVPVPLAMLAGTAVAVACSLFLALSSLRVSGDYLMIASIGFQLGVLELIKNMAWTGGAGGLTNIPAFLTPTLGRLSYVVLVVLVAMLVVFIVNRIAHGPAGRALSAMRDDELAFSSLGRDATGLKLGVFALSSGLAGFAGSLYAHYFRYLTPEQFDVLQSAALLTMIVVGGIRSTWGPVVGAVILQVLPQAITFLDLPTSVLGPLQGFLFTGLVLVFMFVRPQGLVAAGDVWRSHSATVPHGRHS, encoded by the coding sequence GTGGACTACATCTATTCCATCATCATCCTGGTCAGCCTGTCGATCATCATGGCGTCCAGCTTCAACCTGAGCATCGGCTATGGCGGGCTGATCTCGATCGCCCACCCGGTCTTCTACGCCATCGGCGCCTATGCCTCGGCGCTGCTGGCGCGCAATCTCGGCGTGCCGGTGCCGCTGGCCATGCTGGCGGGCACGGCGGTCGCGGTCGCCTGTTCCCTCTTCCTGGCGCTGTCGTCGCTGCGGGTCTCGGGCGACTATCTGATGATCGCGAGCATCGGCTTTCAGCTCGGCGTGCTCGAGCTGATCAAGAACATGGCCTGGACCGGCGGCGCCGGCGGGCTGACCAACATCCCGGCCTTCCTGACGCCGACGCTCGGACGACTGTCCTATGTGGTCCTGGTCGTGCTCGTCGCCATGCTCGTCGTCTTCATCGTCAACCGCATCGCCCACGGCCCGGCCGGGCGCGCGCTCAGCGCGATGCGTGACGACGAGCTCGCCTTCTCCAGCCTCGGCCGCGACGCGACCGGGCTCAAGCTCGGGGTGTTCGCGCTGAGCTCGGGCCTCGCCGGCTTCGCCGGCTCGCTCTACGCCCATTATTTCCGCTACCTCACGCCGGAGCAGTTCGACGTGCTGCAATCGGCGGCGCTGCTGACGATGATCGTGGTCGGCGGCATCCGCTCGACCTGGGGTCCCGTCGTCGGCGCGGTGATCCTGCAGGTCCTGCCGCAGGCCATCACCTTCCTCGATCTGCCCACCAGCGTGCTCGGCCCCTTGCAGGGCTTCCTGTTCACGGGCCTCGTCCTCGTCTTCATGTTCGTGCGCCCGCAGGGCCTCGTGGCGGCGGGCGATGTCTGGCGTTCCCATTCAGCGACGGTGCCGCATGGCCGCCATTCTTGA
- a CDS encoding branched-chain amino acid ABC transporter permease has protein sequence MFTFDVIGQILWSSFANSSYAMLFALAFSLVLKVNGVFNFAQAAMMTAAFYGAFTMVAKLGLPGWAGFVVAQVLAIGAGMAIEWFGYRSLRLRRASPLFVFIFALILSELVAYTTMLIFGTWPSTIFASLLWPVTLVGNIAISDWDIPAVLSALASCAALFLFLRYTRPGQSMVAVADNADLAELYGIDKARIYVIAIAIAGSLVGLGMFLYGTRAQVQPMSAIELMLFAVIATIVGGIGNIWGAALSALALGIVQNSSVLFIPSEWQGLLIYILLFVAIIFFPNGVRLPSPRLGRQRTPTPVLTDDQPGS, from the coding sequence ATGTTCACCTTCGATGTGATCGGACAGATCCTCTGGAGTTCGTTCGCGAACTCCAGCTACGCCATGCTGTTCGCATTGGCCTTCTCCCTCGTGCTGAAGGTGAACGGCGTCTTCAACTTCGCCCAGGCGGCGATGATGACGGCGGCCTTCTACGGCGCCTTCACCATGGTGGCCAAGCTCGGCCTGCCCGGCTGGGCCGGCTTCGTCGTCGCCCAGGTGCTGGCGATCGGGGCCGGCATGGCGATCGAGTGGTTCGGCTATCGCAGCCTGCGGCTGCGCCGCGCCTCGCCGCTCTTCGTCTTCATCTTCGCGCTGATCCTGTCGGAGCTCGTCGCCTATACGACGATGCTGATCTTCGGCACCTGGCCCTCGACGATCTTCGCCTCGCTCCTGTGGCCGGTGACGCTCGTCGGCAACATCGCGATCAGCGACTGGGACATCCCCGCCGTGCTCTCGGCGCTGGCCTCATGCGCCGCCCTCTTCCTGTTCCTGCGTTACACGCGCCCGGGGCAGAGCATGGTGGCGGTCGCCGACAATGCCGATCTCGCCGAGCTCTACGGCATCGACAAGGCCAGGATCTACGTCATCGCCATCGCGATCGCCGGCAGCCTCGTCGGCCTGGGCATGTTCCTCTACGGGACGCGGGCCCAGGTTCAGCCGATGAGCGCGATCGAGCTGATGCTGTTCGCCGTCATCGCCACCATCGTCGGCGGCATCGGCAACATCTGGGGCGCGGCGCTCAGCGCGCTGGCGCTCGGCATCGTCCAGAACAGCAGCGTGCTCTTCATCCCCTCCGAATGGCAGGGGCTGCTGATCTACATCCTGCTGTTCGTGGCGATCATCTTCTTTCCGAACGGCGTCCGGCTGCCCTCGCCACGGCTCGGCCGTCAACGGACACCGACCCCCGTCCTCACCGACGACCAGCCTGGGAGCTGA
- a CDS encoding ABC transporter substrate-binding protein, whose product MSAFVSTTRRTVLAGLVAGGLVPGAALAQDSFKFGLAMPLSGSQALYGADQVKAAEWAVAKINAEGGINGKKLEMISLDTQGDPQLGIKAVNRLVSVDKVPAIVLAWSAVVKATAPIMNDGKTLGLSVGANSADVARLGDYVYTTYPLADVDITAVANYAATTMGKKKAAVVFINNESGVVAADVYKDAFTKAGGQVVAFEAYDPKATDWTGPLLKVRAAQPDIIHVQGVVGDIPQVIAQMRQLGMNQTISSYSAIYNPKFLEQLGKGAEGVIATSLAPGADDAPAVKTYLERWAKEVGREPNGLPYTQYLYDAAYVVAAVFKSLDDKKIPVTGENFRKELLAVKTFELPLTGKLVVNDNHTVSKPVILMEVKDGKWTKKAVVN is encoded by the coding sequence ATGAGCGCGTTCGTATCCACGACCCGTCGCACCGTTCTCGCCGGCCTTGTCGCCGGCGGGCTCGTTCCCGGTGCGGCGCTCGCCCAGGACAGCTTCAAGTTCGGCCTCGCCATGCCGCTTTCGGGCAGCCAGGCGCTCTACGGGGCCGACCAGGTCAAGGCCGCCGAATGGGCCGTCGCCAAGATCAACGCCGAGGGCGGGATCAACGGCAAGAAGCTCGAGATGATCTCGCTCGACACCCAGGGCGATCCGCAGCTCGGCATCAAGGCCGTCAACCGCCTCGTTTCGGTCGACAAGGTGCCGGCGATCGTCCTCGCCTGGTCGGCCGTGGTCAAGGCGACGGCACCGATCATGAACGACGGCAAGACGCTGGGGCTCTCGGTCGGGGCGAACTCGGCCGATGTCGCCAGGCTCGGCGACTATGTCTACACCACCTATCCGCTCGCCGACGTCGACATCACCGCCGTCGCCAACTACGCCGCGACCACGATGGGGAAGAAGAAGGCGGCGGTCGTCTTCATCAACAACGAGTCCGGCGTCGTCGCCGCCGATGTCTACAAGGATGCCTTCACCAAGGCGGGCGGCCAGGTCGTCGCCTTCGAGGCCTATGATCCCAAGGCCACGGACTGGACCGGGCCGCTGCTCAAGGTGCGCGCCGCGCAGCCCGACATCATCCATGTCCAGGGCGTGGTCGGCGACATTCCCCAGGTCATCGCCCAGATGCGCCAGCTCGGCATGAACCAGACCATCAGCTCCTATTCGGCGATCTACAATCCGAAGTTCCTGGAGCAGCTCGGCAAGGGCGCCGAGGGCGTGATCGCGACCTCGCTGGCGCCGGGCGCCGACGACGCGCCGGCGGTCAAGACCTATCTCGAGCGCTGGGCCAAGGAAGTCGGCCGCGAGCCCAACGGCCTGCCCTACACCCAGTATCTCTACGACGCGGCCTATGTCGTGGCCGCGGTCTTCAAGTCGCTGGACGACAAGAAGATTCCGGTCACCGGCGAAAACTTCCGCAAGGAGCTCCTGGCGGTCAAGACCTTCGAGCTGCCGCTGACCGGCAAGCTCGTGGTCAACGACAACCACACCGTCAGCAAGCCGGTGATCCTGATGGAGGTGAAGGACGGCAAGTGGACCAAGAAGGCGGTGGTCAACTGA
- a CDS encoding isochorismatase family protein produces the protein MSKPWDNVITAEELKRYEAAGFGKPGGLGKRPALMIIDVQYRTVGTERKPYWEAIKEFPTSCGEAAWDAVPNIARLQALFRERGWPILYPYISPKQSFDYGRIADKIPALMTVTERGYDFVDEIAPRQGEILLPKKHPSAFFGTPLTSYLIDAGADTLVVTGCSTSGCVRCSVVDAFAYNFRVMVPHDACYDRSPTSHAVNLFDMASKYADVVSTAEAETALRNIA, from the coding sequence ATGAGCAAGCCCTGGGACAACGTGATCACGGCCGAGGAGCTGAAGCGCTACGAAGCCGCCGGCTTCGGCAAGCCGGGCGGCCTCGGCAAGCGCCCGGCGCTGATGATCATCGATGTGCAGTACCGCACAGTCGGGACCGAGCGGAAGCCCTATTGGGAGGCGATCAAGGAGTTTCCGACCTCCTGCGGCGAGGCCGCCTGGGATGCGGTGCCGAACATCGCACGGCTGCAGGCGCTGTTCCGCGAGCGCGGCTGGCCGATCCTCTACCCTTACATCTCGCCCAAGCAGAGCTTCGACTACGGACGGATCGCCGACAAGATTCCGGCGCTGATGACCGTGACCGAGCGCGGCTATGATTTCGTCGACGAGATCGCCCCGCGCCAGGGCGAGATCCTGCTGCCGAAGAAGCATCCCAGCGCCTTCTTCGGGACGCCGCTGACGAGCTATCTGATCGATGCCGGCGCCGATACGCTGGTCGTCACGGGCTGCAGCACCAGCGGCTGCGTCCGCTGCAGCGTGGTCGATGCCTTCGCCTATAATTTCCGGGTCATGGTGCCGCACGACGCCTGCTATGACCGCAGCCCGACGTCGCATGCCGTCAATCTGTTCGACATGGCCTCGAAATACGCCGACGTCGTCTCGACCGCGGAAGCCGAGACGGCCCTCCGCAACATCGCCTGA
- a CDS encoding FAD-dependent oxidoreductase produces MTVLFDDSDDFAFSVAVIVVGAGACGSVAALAAHGKGAEVLVLERDPVPRGNTALSGGQIPAGGTRLQQKAGIEDAPEILEKDILAKAKNQCDPVIAKHIALAARDTVDWLVEDVVLPLSCIDDFQYPGHSRMHMHASPSRFGAELMDVLTQRLSERDIDLLTSATVVNLFAARDGTIRGVRIARPDGSQEDVGCQALILACNGYGGNKELVARYIPGMSQAHYHGHPGNRGDAVIWGEQLGASIKDLGSYQGHGAVCTPHMVHLGWPVFTQGGFQVNKEGRRFSNENAGYSEQALKVLTQTDGLAWAIWDKRCDDIAMQMHSHVEAKERGAIKRFDSAGELAGFIGCDPATIQGTLDEVAAIARREAACPWGRDFGGFPALEAPYFCAKITGALFHTQGGLEVDTAGRVLRPDGSAFPNLFAGGGAARGVSGPADWGYMSGSGLMMAVNLGRLAGEAAAEQTQRQAA; encoded by the coding sequence ATGACAGTGCTTTTCGACGATAGCGACGACTTCGCCTTCTCGGTGGCGGTGATCGTCGTCGGCGCGGGGGCCTGCGGCTCGGTCGCCGCGCTCGCCGCTCATGGCAAGGGCGCCGAGGTCCTGGTTCTGGAGCGCGATCCGGTCCCGCGCGGCAATACGGCGCTGTCGGGCGGGCAGATCCCGGCGGGCGGCACGCGCCTGCAGCAGAAGGCCGGCATCGAGGACGCCCCGGAGATCCTCGAGAAGGATATCCTGGCCAAGGCGAAGAACCAGTGCGATCCGGTGATCGCCAAACATATCGCGCTGGCCGCCCGCGATACCGTCGACTGGCTGGTCGAGGATGTCGTGCTGCCGCTCTCCTGCATCGACGACTTCCAGTATCCCGGCCATTCCCGCATGCATATGCACGCCTCGCCGAGCCGCTTCGGCGCGGAGCTGATGGATGTGCTGACGCAGCGCTTGTCGGAGCGCGATATCGACCTGCTGACCTCGGCGACGGTGGTGAACCTCTTCGCCGCGCGCGACGGGACGATCCGTGGCGTGCGGATCGCCCGGCCGGACGGCTCGCAGGAGGATGTCGGCTGCCAGGCGCTGATCCTGGCCTGCAACGGCTATGGCGGCAACAAGGAGCTGGTCGCGCGCTACATCCCGGGCATGAGCCAGGCTCATTATCACGGCCATCCCGGCAACCGGGGCGACGCCGTGATCTGGGGCGAGCAGCTCGGCGCCTCGATCAAGGATCTCGGATCCTATCAGGGGCACGGCGCCGTCTGCACGCCGCACATGGTCCATCTCGGCTGGCCGGTGTTCACCCAGGGCGGCTTCCAGGTCAACAAGGAGGGCCGCCGCTTCTCGAACGAGAATGCCGGCTATTCAGAGCAGGCGCTCAAGGTCCTGACGCAGACGGACGGCCTGGCATGGGCGATCTGGGACAAGCGCTGCGATGACATCGCCATGCAGATGCACAGCCATGTCGAGGCCAAGGAGCGCGGCGCGATCAAGCGTTTCGACAGCGCCGGCGAGCTCGCCGGCTTCATCGGCTGCGACCCGGCGACGATCCAAGGCACGCTGGACGAGGTCGCGGCCATCGCGCGGCGCGAGGCGGCGTGTCCCTGGGGGCGGGATTTCGGCGGCTTTCCCGCGCTGGAAGCCCCGTATTTCTGCGCGAAGATCACGGGCGCGCTGTTCCACACCCAGGGCGGGCTGGAGGTCGATACCGCAGGCCGGGTGCTGCGGCCGGACGGCAGCGCCTTTCCGAACCTTTTCGCAGGGGGCGGCGCGGCGCGCGGCGTCTCGGGCCCGGCGGACTGGGGCTACATGTCCGGCTCCGGCCTGATGATGGCCGTCAATCTGGGCCGCCTGGCGGGCGAGGCGGCCGCCGAACAGACGCAGCGCCAAGCCGCCTGA
- a CDS encoding ABC transporter substrate-binding protein: protein MRSFTRMLAVPVLAAAMGLTHAAQAQTTPFRFGLALPTSGGQALYGGDQVQAAEWAVADINAAGGINGKKLEMIVLDTQADPQIGISAVTRLATVDKVPVFITGFSSVVKAVAPIANEAKVVELSVAATAADISKLGDYVYTTSPLADVDIGAIARYQVETLGKKRAAVIYINNETGITAAQSYRDAFTKAGGTIVAFEAYDQKATDWTGPLLKLRAANPDVIQLQGLVPDSPLVIAQMRQLGLRQLVASNTTIYHPKLLEQLGAGAEGIIATSMAPSAEDSPAVKAYVERWKREKGREPNGLPYTQFIHDAVYITAAVFRSLAAKNMPITGENFRQEMIALRKFDLPLTGMLEIKSDHTVSKPVILMEVRNNRWEKKAIVD from the coding sequence ATGAGATCATTCACCAGGATGCTCGCGGTGCCCGTGCTGGCCGCCGCGATGGGGCTGACCCATGCAGCCCAGGCACAGACGACACCTTTCCGCTTCGGGCTCGCGCTACCGACCTCGGGCGGCCAGGCGCTCTATGGAGGCGACCAGGTCCAGGCGGCCGAATGGGCCGTCGCCGACATCAACGCCGCCGGCGGCATCAACGGCAAGAAGCTCGAGATGATCGTGCTGGACACCCAGGCCGATCCGCAGATCGGGATCTCGGCCGTCACCCGCCTCGCCACGGTCGACAAGGTCCCGGTCTTCATCACCGGCTTCTCCTCCGTCGTGAAGGCCGTGGCGCCGATCGCCAACGAAGCCAAGGTCGTCGAGCTTTCCGTGGCGGCGACCGCGGCCGATATCTCGAAGCTCGGCGACTACGTCTACACGACATCGCCGCTCGCCGATGTCGATATCGGCGCCATCGCACGCTACCAGGTCGAGACGCTCGGCAAGAAGCGGGCCGCCGTCATCTACATCAACAACGAGACGGGCATCACGGCCGCGCAGAGCTATCGCGACGCCTTCACCAAGGCCGGGGGCACCATCGTCGCCTTCGAAGCCTATGACCAGAAGGCCACGGACTGGACCGGGCCGCTGCTCAAGCTGCGCGCCGCCAATCCGGACGTGATCCAGCTGCAGGGGCTGGTGCCGGATTCCCCGCTCGTCATCGCGCAGATGCGCCAGCTCGGCCTGCGCCAGCTCGTCGCCTCGAATACGACGATCTATCACCCCAAGCTGCTGGAGCAGCTCGGCGCCGGGGCGGAAGGCATCATCGCGACGTCGATGGCCCCGAGCGCCGAGGATTCCCCGGCCGTCAAGGCCTATGTCGAGCGCTGGAAGCGCGAGAAGGGGCGCGAGCCGAACGGCCTGCCCTACACGCAGTTCATCCATGACGCGGTCTACATCACGGCCGCCGTCTTCCGCAGCCTCGCGGCCAAGAACATGCCGATCACCGGCGAGAACTTCCGCCAGGAGATGATCGCGCTGAGAAAGTTCGACCTGCCTTTGACCGGAATGCTGGAGATCAAGAGCGATCACACCGTGAGCAAGCCGGTCATCCTGATGGAAGTCAGGAACAATCGCTGGGAGAAGAAGGCAATCGTCGACTGA